In Arthrobacter sp. UKPF54-2, the following are encoded in one genomic region:
- a CDS encoding YciI family protein: MYVVSLTYKVPEEIVDFHLPAHVAWLQDAFDRGVFMVAGRKIPRTGGLLLSNADRADLNAALEQDPFYVNGVADFDVEEFHASRVAPGYENLLDS, from the coding sequence ATGTACGTAGTCTCCCTGACCTACAAGGTGCCTGAAGAGATCGTCGACTTCCACCTGCCGGCGCACGTCGCCTGGCTGCAGGACGCCTTCGACCGCGGAGTCTTTATGGTGGCGGGCCGCAAGATCCCTCGCACCGGCGGCCTCCTGCTCTCCAACGCGGACCGCGCCGATCTGAACGCGGCGCTGGAACAGGACCCCTTCTACGTCAACGGCGTGGCGGACTTCGACGTCGAGGAGTTCCACGCCAGCCGCGTCGCACCGGGGTACGAAAACCTGCTGGACAGCTAA
- a CDS encoding MarR family winged helix-turn-helix transcriptional regulator — protein MTEPRWLNADERRAWLAQLSINTLLPAALDTQLHAAGKLSLFDYNVLAMLSEAEGRYLPMSELAARTSASLSRLSHVVTKLQNRGWLERRPHPGDARVTTAHLTDAGMATIVGLAPGHVEAVRTLFLDALDPDDVAALARIGEKIVSRLDTDHWILRDSTPPPA, from the coding sequence ATGACCGAACCGCGCTGGCTCAATGCCGACGAACGCCGTGCCTGGCTGGCCCAGCTGAGCATCAACACGCTGCTGCCGGCCGCGCTGGACACGCAGCTGCACGCCGCCGGAAAGCTCTCCCTGTTCGACTACAACGTCCTGGCCATGCTTTCCGAGGCGGAGGGGCGCTACCTGCCCATGAGCGAACTCGCCGCACGCACCAGTGCCTCGCTGTCGCGGCTCTCCCACGTGGTGACCAAACTCCAAAACCGCGGATGGCTGGAGCGCCGGCCGCATCCCGGCGACGCCCGCGTCACCACGGCACACCTCACCGACGCCGGCATGGCCACCATTGTGGGGCTCGCGCCCGGCCACGTGGAGGCCGTCCGGACGCTCTTCCTGGATGCCCTCGACCCGGACGACGTTGCGGCCCTGGCCCGGATCGGCGAGAAGATCGTGTCCCGTCTCGACACCGACCACTGGATCCTGCGCGACAGCACGCCTCCCCCCGCCTAG
- a CDS encoding SGNH/GDSL hydrolase family protein: MDFTARYVALGDSFTEGVGDDDPARPNGVRGWADRVAEQLGAADPGFGYANLAIRGRKLRQIMAEQVDAAVALNPTLVTIYAGANDILRPKIDIDDLLVEYDAGIRKLKATGATVVMFTGFDARGSKVFGTMRGRTAIYNELVRGIAGDHGALLVDYWRFSEYYDWGMWATDRMHMSAAGHANMAKRVLTVLEHDHSIDVPPMTPVPELSRSEAIRANARWVREFAGPWVVRRVTGKSSGDGLSPRYPQLTRL, translated from the coding sequence ATGGATTTCACTGCCCGCTATGTTGCACTCGGAGACTCCTTCACGGAAGGCGTCGGCGACGACGACCCGGCCCGCCCCAACGGGGTGCGTGGCTGGGCGGACCGCGTCGCAGAGCAGCTGGGCGCGGCCGATCCGGGTTTCGGGTACGCGAACCTCGCCATCCGCGGGCGGAAGCTTCGCCAGATCATGGCCGAGCAGGTGGACGCCGCCGTCGCGCTGAACCCCACCCTGGTGACCATCTACGCCGGCGCCAATGACATCCTCCGTCCCAAAATCGACATCGATGACCTGCTGGTGGAATACGACGCGGGCATCCGCAAACTGAAGGCCACCGGCGCCACCGTGGTGATGTTCACCGGCTTCGACGCCCGCGGCTCCAAGGTTTTTGGGACCATGCGCGGCCGGACCGCGATCTACAACGAACTGGTCCGCGGCATCGCCGGGGACCACGGTGCCCTGCTGGTGGATTACTGGCGGTTCAGCGAGTACTACGACTGGGGCATGTGGGCCACCGACCGGATGCACATGTCCGCCGCCGGGCACGCCAACATGGCCAAGCGCGTCCTCACCGTGCTGGAGCACGACCACTCGATCGACGTCCCGCCGATGACGCCGGTCCCGGAACTCAGCCGTTCCGAGGCGATCCGCGCGAACGCCCGCTGGGTGCGCGAATTCGCCGGCCCGTGGGTGGTGCGCCGCGTCACGGGGAAGTCCTCCGGCGACGGGCTCTCGCCGCGGTATCCTCAGCTCACCCGTCTTTAG
- a CDS encoding GH1 family beta-glucosidase, with protein sequence MTRSDLSFPAGFLWGAATAAYQIEGAAREGGRGESIWDVFCRVPGAVADGQNGDVACDHYHRTAEDIALMKDLNLAAYRFSISWARCMPDGVTPNPEGIAFYSRLVDQLLDAGITPWVTLYHWDLPQALEDKGGWASRDTAERFAAYAALMQEALGDRVRIWTTLNEPWVSAFLGYAAGIHAPGRRDPAAALAAVHHLLLGHGLAVRELRRRDPEATMGITLNLTVADPADPDREGDVDAARRVDGQSNRLFLDPIFRGSYPADVLDDVAHLGMDDVVRPGDLEVISAPVDVLGVNYYHGDAFTTDPEPRPAQPASPLVAADGVRQVPRGLPVTGMGWEVQPEGLRRLLNRLQREYTGPAGVPIYITENGAAFEDVPDAAGFVDDQARLAFFDEHLRALHASLADGVDVRGYFAWSLLDNFEWAFGYHQRFGLIRVDYDTQRRIPKASGLWYSRVAASNALPVTDE encoded by the coding sequence ATGACCCGCAGCGACCTCAGCTTCCCGGCCGGTTTCCTGTGGGGAGCCGCCACCGCCGCCTACCAGATCGAGGGCGCCGCACGGGAGGGGGGCCGCGGGGAATCCATCTGGGACGTCTTCTGCCGGGTGCCGGGGGCCGTCGCGGATGGCCAGAACGGCGATGTCGCCTGCGACCACTACCACCGCACGGCCGAGGACATCGCGCTGATGAAGGACCTGAACCTGGCCGCCTACCGGTTCTCCATCTCCTGGGCCCGCTGCATGCCCGACGGCGTGACGCCGAATCCCGAAGGCATCGCGTTCTACTCGCGGCTGGTCGATCAGCTGCTCGACGCGGGCATCACCCCCTGGGTCACCCTGTACCACTGGGACCTGCCGCAGGCGCTGGAGGACAAGGGCGGCTGGGCGTCGCGGGACACAGCGGAGCGTTTCGCCGCCTACGCCGCACTCATGCAGGAGGCGCTTGGGGACCGGGTGCGGATTTGGACCACCCTCAACGAACCCTGGGTTTCGGCGTTCCTTGGGTACGCCGCAGGCATCCACGCCCCGGGGCGGCGGGACCCGGCCGCGGCGCTCGCCGCCGTCCACCACCTGCTGCTGGGGCACGGTCTGGCCGTCCGGGAGCTCCGCCGGAGGGATCCGGAGGCGACGATGGGCATCACCTTGAACCTGACGGTGGCCGATCCTGCCGATCCGGACCGGGAAGGGGATGTGGACGCGGCCCGCAGGGTGGATGGGCAGTCGAACCGGCTGTTCCTGGACCCTATCTTTCGCGGCTCATACCCGGCGGACGTGCTGGACGACGTCGCGCACCTCGGCATGGACGACGTCGTCCGGCCGGGGGACCTCGAGGTGATTTCGGCACCCGTCGACGTGCTGGGCGTCAACTACTACCACGGCGACGCCTTCACCACCGACCCCGAGCCGCGGCCCGCGCAGCCGGCGTCACCGCTGGTTGCGGCCGACGGCGTCCGGCAGGTTCCGCGCGGTCTGCCCGTCACCGGGATGGGCTGGGAGGTGCAGCCCGAGGGCCTCCGCCGGCTGCTGAACCGGCTGCAACGCGAGTACACCGGCCCGGCCGGCGTCCCGATCTACATCACGGAAAACGGCGCCGCCTTCGAGGACGTTCCGGATGCCGCGGGATTTGTCGATGACCAGGCGCGGCTTGCCTTCTTCGACGAGCATCTTCGGGCCCTGCACGCGTCGTTGGCTGATGGCGTGGACGTCCGCGGCTACTTCGCCTGGTCCCTGCTGGACAACTTCGAATGGGCCTTCGGCTACCACCAGCGCTTCGGGCTGATCCGGGTGGACTACGACACCCAGCGCCGCATCCCGAAGGCCAGCGGCCTGTGGTACTCCCGCGTTGCCGCGTCCAATGCCCTGCCGGTGACGGACGAATAG
- a CDS encoding FAD:protein FMN transferase yields the protein MQQTSDLGQPALKAKTFRCMGTVISLTVPAAPGNWNAAADSALADATDVVERLFQDLDARFSLYRPESEASRLARGELTLRAASQDFRDRYAEAAQWRLLTEGAFTPERPDGLPDLSGLVKGFAIKEAGAALQSLGLGDWCLNAGGDVLVTGSPIAGSRAAWQAGIVDPEDRTTLIAAYPLGGGTGIGALATSGSAERGDHIWTSGAGVSAFRQVSVAAADIVTADVLATAIVAGGVPMLNRATSGWDVQVLAIRNDGGILATPGFRA from the coding sequence ATGCAGCAAACCTCTGACCTCGGCCAGCCAGCGCTGAAGGCGAAGACCTTCCGGTGCATGGGGACAGTCATCAGCCTCACCGTTCCGGCCGCCCCCGGCAACTGGAACGCCGCGGCGGACAGCGCACTGGCGGACGCCACCGACGTCGTCGAACGGCTCTTCCAGGACCTCGACGCCCGCTTCAGCCTGTACCGGCCGGAATCCGAGGCCAGCAGGCTTGCCCGCGGGGAACTGACGCTGCGGGCGGCCTCGCAGGACTTCCGGGACCGCTATGCCGAGGCCGCCCAATGGCGACTCCTGACCGAGGGCGCCTTCACGCCGGAACGGCCCGACGGTCTTCCGGACCTGTCCGGGCTGGTCAAGGGCTTCGCAATCAAAGAGGCCGGAGCCGCCCTGCAGTCGCTGGGGCTCGGCGACTGGTGCCTGAATGCCGGCGGCGATGTGCTCGTGACCGGTTCGCCCATCGCCGGCAGCCGGGCCGCCTGGCAGGCCGGGATCGTCGACCCGGAGGACCGCACGACCCTGATCGCCGCCTACCCGCTGGGCGGCGGCACCGGCATCGGGGCGCTGGCCACCTCCGGTTCCGCCGAGCGGGGCGACCACATCTGGACCAGCGGCGCCGGTGTCAGTGCCTTCCGGCAGGTCTCGGTCGCCGCGGCGGACATCGTCACCGCCGATGTGCTCGCGACGGCCATCGTGGCCGGCGGGGTTCCCATGCTCAACCGGGCCACAAGCGGCTGGGACGTTCAGGTACTCGCCATCCGGAACGACGGCGGCATCCTCGCCACACCGGGGTTCCGCGCCTAG
- a CDS encoding FMN-binding protein, giving the protein MRIRAIVSATLASAGILVAGWQSGTHVADTASATTAGPAGSTGAGTAGGSTASGSGSSSKGSSGSAGSSAAASGSAGSSGSSGTGANAAGTFAGKVVQTRFGAVQVQITVSAGTITDVKALQLTDEDRSSVQISNRAAPLLRAAVLKAQSAKVQTISGATVTSSAYLTSLQAAIDAANL; this is encoded by the coding sequence GTGAGAATCCGCGCAATTGTTTCAGCAACCCTGGCCTCCGCCGGGATCCTGGTGGCCGGCTGGCAGTCGGGAACCCACGTGGCGGACACGGCCAGCGCCACCACGGCCGGGCCCGCCGGGTCTACAGGCGCCGGGACCGCCGGCGGCTCAACCGCGTCGGGATCCGGGTCGAGCAGCAAGGGCTCGAGTGGGTCCGCGGGGAGCTCCGCGGCCGCCTCCGGGTCCGCCGGCTCGTCCGGTTCCTCGGGCACCGGCGCGAACGCCGCCGGAACCTTTGCCGGCAAGGTTGTGCAGACCCGCTTCGGCGCGGTGCAGGTGCAGATCACTGTCAGCGCCGGCACCATCACCGACGTGAAGGCGCTCCAGCTCACAGACGAGGACCGCAGCTCGGTCCAGATCAGCAACCGCGCCGCCCCGCTGCTGCGCGCCGCGGTCCTCAAGGCCCAATCGGCCAAGGTCCAGACCATCAGCGGCGCCACTGTCACCAGTTCCGCGTACCTGACATCGCTCCAGGCAGCCATCGATGCAGCAAACCTCTGA
- a CDS encoding ferredoxin reductase family protein codes for MIQADLLTVIAWASLAGAVALWLADGGAAGFSSVAGAVTALGIVAGLAGMDLVLLMLLLAARLPVIDGAVGHDRALEFHRKLGKPSLYLLLAHGVLLATGYGLAEGLDPVSEAVALWVLVPDMWLAFVSLALFIAVVVTSLVAVRRRFPYEFWYAVHLLTYAAVLTSLPHQFSVGGLFAEGTWQRWYWLAVCIGTGAALVHYRVLEPVVATLRHQLRVSRVVGVGHGVVSIEMAGRHLDELSGSGGRFFIWRFLAPGQWWHPHPFSLSAEPLQVDADGGGRLRITVRNLGRGSAALARLKPGTRVAVEGPYGLFSTAARSRRHVVMIGAGIGITPIRALLERTPFEPGDATVILRGHSPSGLYLGDEILELCQRRGATLFHLTGRRPSGAQTWLPESEERAGYRLASYAPDLADSDVYVCGPAGWALNVLDDARRAGVREEQLHYERFDW; via the coding sequence ATGATTCAAGCAGACCTCCTGACGGTGATTGCCTGGGCCTCCCTGGCCGGGGCCGTGGCGTTGTGGCTCGCCGACGGCGGTGCCGCGGGCTTCTCGAGCGTTGCCGGAGCCGTCACGGCACTGGGGATTGTGGCCGGTCTCGCCGGGATGGACCTGGTGCTGCTGATGCTGCTCCTCGCGGCCCGCCTGCCCGTCATCGACGGCGCCGTGGGCCATGACCGCGCCCTTGAATTCCACCGCAAACTCGGAAAACCGTCCCTCTACCTCTTGCTGGCACACGGCGTGCTGCTCGCGACCGGCTACGGGCTGGCCGAGGGCCTCGACCCGGTCAGCGAAGCGGTGGCCCTGTGGGTGCTCGTGCCCGACATGTGGCTCGCGTTCGTCTCGCTGGCGTTGTTCATCGCCGTCGTCGTGACCTCGCTGGTGGCCGTCCGCCGTCGTTTTCCCTACGAGTTCTGGTACGCCGTCCACCTGCTGACCTACGCCGCGGTGCTGACGTCGCTGCCCCACCAGTTCAGCGTTGGCGGACTCTTTGCGGAGGGCACCTGGCAGCGCTGGTACTGGCTTGCGGTCTGCATCGGCACGGGCGCCGCGCTGGTGCACTACCGGGTCCTCGAGCCGGTCGTCGCCACGCTCCGGCACCAGCTGCGCGTCAGCAGGGTGGTGGGCGTGGGCCATGGGGTGGTCAGCATCGAAATGGCGGGCCGGCACCTCGACGAGCTGTCCGGCAGCGGCGGCCGGTTCTTTATCTGGCGGTTTCTCGCCCCCGGGCAGTGGTGGCACCCGCATCCGTTCAGCCTCTCCGCGGAGCCGCTGCAGGTGGACGCCGACGGCGGCGGACGGTTGCGGATCACGGTCCGCAACCTCGGCCGGGGCTCGGCGGCGCTGGCGAGGCTGAAGCCGGGCACCCGGGTTGCGGTCGAAGGACCATACGGGCTGTTCAGCACCGCGGCCCGCAGCCGCCGGCACGTCGTGATGATCGGCGCCGGCATCGGCATCACTCCCATCCGCGCCCTGCTGGAGCGGACTCCGTTCGAGCCAGGGGACGCCACCGTGATCCTCCGCGGCCACAGCCCGTCCGGGCTGTACCTCGGCGACGAGATCCTCGAGCTCTGCCAGCGCCGCGGCGCAACCCTGTTCCACCTGACCGGGCGCCGGCCGTCGGGAGCGCAGACATGGCTGCCGGAGAGCGAGGAGCGCGCCGGCTACCGGCTGGCAAGCTACGCGCCGGACCTGGCCGACTCCGACGTCTACGTCTGCGGGCCGGCCGGATGGGCCCTCAACGTCCTCGATGACGCACGCCGGGCCGGCGTGCGGGAAGAGCAACTCCACTACGAAAGGTTCGACTGGTGA
- the rpmB gene encoding 50S ribosomal protein L28 gives MAAHCQVTGAEPGFGHSISHSHRRNKRRFDPNIQKKRYWVPSLRRNVTLQVSARGIKTIDVRGIDVVVAAILARGVKL, from the coding sequence ATGGCAGCACACTGCCAGGTGACCGGAGCCGAGCCGGGCTTTGGACACAGCATTTCGCACTCGCACCGCCGCAACAAGCGCCGGTTCGACCCGAACATCCAGAAGAAGCGCTACTGGGTTCCGTCCCTGCGCCGTAATGTCACCCTGCAGGTCTCTGCACGTGGCATCAAGACCATCGACGTACGCGGCATCGACGTAGTCGTCGCCGCCATCCTGGCACGAGGAGTGAAGCTCTAG
- the rpmG gene encoding 50S ribosomal protein L33 produces the protein MAKDKDVRPIIKLKSTAGTGYTYVTRKNRRNDPDRMVLRKYDPKIRQHVEFREER, from the coding sequence GTGGCAAAGGACAAGGACGTACGTCCGATCATCAAGCTCAAGTCGACCGCGGGCACGGGTTACACCTACGTGACGCGTAAGAACCGTCGTAACGACCCGGACCGTATGGTCCTGCGGAAGTACGATCCCAAGATCCGCCAGCACGTCGAATTCCGAGAGGAGCGCTAA
- the rpsN gene encoding 30S ribosomal protein S14 yields the protein MAKKSMIAKNEQRKVIVERYAAKRLELKKALVDPNSTDEAREAARLGLQKLPRNASPVRLRNRDIIDGRPRGTFQKFGISRVRFRDMAHRGELPGITKSSW from the coding sequence ATGGCTAAGAAGTCAATGATCGCTAAGAACGAACAGCGTAAAGTCATCGTCGAGCGTTACGCTGCAAAGCGCCTCGAACTGAAGAAGGCTCTGGTTGACCCCAACTCAACCGACGAAGCACGCGAAGCCGCACGCCTCGGCCTGCAGAAGCTGCCCCGCAACGCCTCGCCGGTCCGCCTGCGTAACCGCGACATCATCGACGGCCGCCCCCGCGGTACGTTCCAGAAGTTCGGTATCTCCCGTGTTCGCTTCCGCGACATGGCTCACCGCGGTGAGCTCCCGGGCATCACGAAGTCTTCCTGGTAA